A genomic stretch from Telmatocola sphagniphila includes:
- a CDS encoding YbaK/EbsC family protein — MTVFEKIQNLLTEKGIPFSVDRHEPVFTSEEAARVRGTSLASGAKALVVKVDDRFQLFVLPADRKLDSKAVKKAFKAKSIRFASREEVLELTGLLPGSIPPFGSLFNLPTTVEPLLMSNASINFNAGDHAISIQMKCDDYLIAENPTSLPISE; from the coding sequence ATGACCGTATTTGAAAAAATCCAAAATCTGCTGACCGAGAAGGGGATCCCCTTCTCGGTCGATCGTCACGAACCGGTTTTCACCAGTGAAGAGGCCGCTCGCGTGCGAGGCACTTCCCTCGCCAGCGGAGCAAAAGCCCTCGTCGTCAAAGTCGATGACCGATTCCAACTTTTTGTCCTGCCCGCCGATCGCAAGCTCGATTCCAAAGCGGTCAAAAAAGCCTTCAAAGCCAAATCGATCCGCTTCGCCAGTCGCGAAGAAGTTCTCGAACTCACCGGGCTATTGCCGGGATCGATTCCCCCGTTTGGGAGCCTTTTTAATCTGCCTACCACTGTCGAACCGCTGCTGATGAGTAACGCCTCAATCAACTTTAATGCCGGGGACCATGCGATCTCGATTCAAATGAAATGCGACGATTATCTGATCGCCGAAAATCCCACGTCCTTACCCATTTCGGAATAA